Proteins encoded within one genomic window of Triticum aestivum cultivar Chinese Spring chromosome 2D, IWGSC CS RefSeq v2.1, whole genome shotgun sequence:
- the LOC123053321 gene encoding uncharacterized protein: protein MHHAKTDSEVTSSMAPSSPPRAPYYVQSPSHDDGENHSKTAASSFHSSPAASPPRSLGNHSRESSSSRFSGKVPSAGSSRRGVAGGGGKRGGGGGGGGEAARRSPWMKEAAIEEEGLLMEDDDDADGRAGGFSALPRKVRYGLGFVAAFLVLFTFFALILWGASRNQKPVVSVNSVTFHNFVIQAGTDASLVPTEMSTINATVRLTFRNTGSFFGVHVTAQPVTLYYSQLLMASGDMKYFYQPRKSQRKVAVTVVGNKVPLYGGGAGLSSTPGPKGVPPPPVPLQLTLRIRARALVLGKLVKPRFYNNVQCTVRLDTTKLGKAISLKKSCTHV from the exons ATGCATCACGCCAAGACCGACTCGGAGGTGACGTCGAGCAtggcgccgtcgtcgccgccgcgggCGCCCTACTACGTGCAGTCGCCCAGCCACGACGACGGGGAGAACCACTCCAAGACGGCCGCCTCCTCCTTCCACTCCTCCCCGGCCGCGTCCCCGCCGCGCTCGCTCGGGAACCACTCCAGggagtcctcctcctcccgctTCTCCGGCAAGGTCCCCTCCGCAGGCTCGTCCCGCCGCGGGGTCGCCGGCGGAGGCGGGaagcgcggcggtggcggcggtggcggcggcgaggcggcgcgccgCAGCCCCTGGATGAAGGAGGCGGCCATCGAGGAGGAGGGGCTCCTcatggaggacgacgacgacgccgaCGGCCGCGCCGGCGGCTTCTCCGCGCTCCCCAGGAAGGTGCGCTACGGGCTGGGCTTCGTCGCCGCCTTCCTCGTGCTCTTCACCTTCTTCGCCCTCATCCTCTGGGGCGCCAGCCGCAACCAGAAGCCCGTCGTCTCCGTCAAC AGCGTGACGTTCCACAACTTCGTGATCCAGGCGGGGACGGACGCGTCGCTGGTGCCGACGGAGATGTCCACGATCAACGCCACGGTGAGGCTCACGTTCCGCAACACGGGGAGCTTCTTCGGCGTGCACGTCACGGCGCAGCCCGTCACGCTCTACTACTCCCAGCTCCTCATGGCCTCCGGCGAC ATGAAGTACTTCTACCAGCCTCGGAAGAGCCAGCGCAAGGTGGCGGTGACGGTGGTGGGCAACAAGGTGCCGCTgtacggcggcggcgcggggctgagCAGCACGCCGGGGCCCAAGGGCGTGCCCCCGCCGCCGGTGCCGCTGCAGCTGACGCTGAGGATCAGGGCGCGGGCGCTGGTGCTGGGCAAGCTGGTCAAGCCCAGGTTCTACAACAACGTGCAGTGCACCGTCCGGCTGGACACGACCAAGCTGGGCAAAGCCATATCCCTCAAGAAATCCTGCACCCACGTCTAG